In the genome of Leeuwenhoekiella sp. MAR_2009_132, one region contains:
- a CDS encoding efflux RND transporter permease subunit: protein MTKLLGYGFWNGVARLILRNRLFILFLIAGFTVFLGTQWKYMRFTYTEANLLPDDHEVNLEYNTFLKQFGEEGNLVVFGIKDDALFTPEILNKWNALSDTINSLDAVALSVSLKDLKLLQKEDNPKRFDLKPFINGNVKTDAEAQALKKKLFTDLPFYEGLIYNKKTGTVRSAVYLKKDIVNTAARKDFVVDDLIPLIENFEAETGITVHTSGMPYIRTLNSKTIIGEIGWFVGGALVVTSLIFFFFFRSYRATFISMITVVIGVMWAFGLLGLLGYEITVLTALIPPLIIVIGIPNCIFLINKYQQEYKNHGNKIKALQRVITKVGNATLMTNITTASGFATFILTQSSLLKEFGIVASINILAIFLLSLLIIPIIYSYMTPPKERHLKHLGKSWIEGFVNWVEKMVRDRRITIYITTILLLIVSMIGIYKIKVSGSLIEDMPKNTGFYRDIKFFESEFDGIMPLEVLIDTKRPKGVMKLPTLKRMDELATTISETPELSKPLSIVNLVKYGKQAFYNGDPQYYQLPTSNERNFILPYAQRFSTEASLLDSYIDSTGQYARMTTFMQDIGTDRMEIVEDNLYNKINILFPKDKFNVTLTGKALVFQKGTTYLINNLIISLSLAILLIAVFMAFMFRSVKMILVSLIPNLLPLLITAGLMGYLGVPIKPSTILVFSIAFGISVDDTIHFLAKYRQELKSSGWRIKRSVYASVREAGVSMFYTSIVLFFGFSVFMISSFGGTVALGGLVSVTLIFAMLSNLLLLPSLLLSLERNIANKEDFKKPAIQILDEADDEEELENLDKE, encoded by the coding sequence ATGACCAAGCTTTTGGGTTACGGGTTTTGGAACGGTGTAGCTCGCCTTATTCTTCGTAACAGACTCTTTATTCTTTTTCTTATTGCCGGATTTACGGTGTTTTTGGGAACGCAGTGGAAATATATGCGATTTACCTATACCGAAGCGAATCTCCTTCCAGACGATCACGAAGTAAATCTTGAATATAATACGTTTTTAAAGCAATTTGGCGAAGAGGGAAATCTAGTTGTTTTCGGGATAAAGGATGACGCGCTTTTTACACCTGAAATCCTCAATAAGTGGAATGCGCTTTCAGATACCATAAACAGTTTAGATGCAGTTGCGCTTTCGGTTTCTTTAAAAGATTTGAAACTCTTACAAAAAGAAGACAATCCAAAGCGTTTTGACTTGAAGCCATTTATAAATGGTAATGTCAAAACAGATGCTGAAGCACAAGCATTAAAGAAAAAATTATTTACAGATCTTCCATTCTATGAAGGTCTTATTTACAATAAAAAAACCGGTACGGTGCGTTCTGCAGTATATCTTAAAAAGGATATTGTGAATACAGCTGCGCGAAAAGATTTTGTAGTAGATGACTTAATTCCACTTATCGAAAATTTTGAGGCAGAAACGGGTATTACAGTTCACACTAGCGGAATGCCCTATATAAGAACTCTTAACAGTAAGACAATAATAGGGGAGATAGGTTGGTTTGTAGGAGGTGCCTTAGTGGTTACTTCATTAATATTCTTTTTCTTTTTTAGGTCATACAGGGCAACATTCATCTCCATGATTACTGTGGTAATTGGCGTGATGTGGGCATTTGGTCTTCTAGGATTACTGGGTTATGAGATAACCGTACTTACCGCTTTAATTCCGCCTTTGATTATTGTTATAGGAATTCCTAACTGTATATTTTTAATAAATAAATATCAGCAGGAATACAAAAATCACGGTAATAAAATAAAAGCTTTACAACGGGTCATTACTAAAGTGGGTAACGCTACGTTGATGACAAATATTACCACGGCTTCTGGTTTTGCCACATTTATTTTAACCCAAAGCTCGTTACTAAAAGAGTTTGGTATTGTGGCTTCAATAAATATTCTTGCGATATTTTTATTGAGTTTATTGATTATTCCTATCATTTACAGCTACATGACGCCTCCTAAAGAACGTCATTTAAAACATCTGGGTAAATCCTGGATTGAAGGTTTTGTAAACTGGGTTGAGAAGATGGTTCGTGACCGCAGAATTACTATTTACATTACAACAATTCTATTGCTTATTGTAAGTATGATAGGCATTTATAAGATTAAGGTTTCAGGAAGTCTTATTGAAGATATGCCGAAGAATACCGGATTTTATAGAGATATTAAATTTTTTGAGTCTGAGTTTGATGGTATCATGCCGCTCGAAGTTTTAATTGATACCAAGCGGCCTAAAGGAGTGATGAAATTGCCTACTTTAAAGCGAATGGATGAGTTGGCAACTACAATTTCTGAAACACCAGAACTGTCTAAGCCACTGTCAATCGTAAATCTTGTTAAGTATGGTAAACAGGCTTTTTACAATGGCGACCCTCAATATTACCAGTTGCCAACTTCAAACGAGCGTAATTTTATTTTACCCTATGCCCAGCGTTTTTCTACCGAAGCGAGCTTGCTAGACAGTTACATAGATTCTACCGGTCAATACGCGCGTATGACTACTTTTATGCAAGACATAGGTACAGATCGTATGGAAATCGTAGAGGACAACCTATATAATAAAATAAATATTTTGTTTCCTAAAGATAAATTTAATGTCACGCTTACGGGCAAAGCGCTGGTCTTTCAAAAAGGAACAACGTATTTAATAAACAATCTGATTATAAGCTTGTCTCTTGCAATTTTATTAATTGCTGTTTTTATGGCATTTATGTTCCGGTCAGTCAAAATGATTTTAGTTTCCCTAATTCCTAATTTGTTACCGCTGTTAATTACTGCCGGTCTTATGGGATATTTAGGAGTACCTATAAAACCATCAACAATACTGGTGTTTAGTATTGCTTTTGGTATTTCGGTAGATGATACCATTCATTTTTTGGCAAAATACCGTCAGGAGTTAAAGAGTAGCGGTTGGAGAATTAAACGCTCTGTATATGCTTCGGTTAGAGAAGCAGGTGTGAGTATGTTTTATACATCAATCGTATTATTCTTTGGTTTTTCGGTATTTATGATTAGTAGCTTTGGAGGTACTGTAGCTTTAGGTGGTCTCGTTTCAGTGACACTTATTTTTGCAATGCTTTCAAACTTGTTATTATTACCTTCTTTATTGCTTTCACTTGAGCGAAATATTGCAAATAAAGAAGATTTTAAAAAGCCGGCTATTCAGATTCTTGATGAAGCTGATGACGAGGAAGAATTAGAAAATTTAGATAAAGAATAA
- the asnS gene encoding asparagine--tRNA ligase: MKKTIVHILKEEPKGLEIIVRGWVRSFRANRFIALNDGSTINNLQCVVDFENTDPALLKRITVGAAIMVTGNLIESQGGGQTVEVDVKEVKILGDADPEEVKLTILQPKRHTLEKLREQAHLRVRTNTFGAVMRLRSKLSFAVHEYFQKEGFYYVNTPIITGSDAEGAGEMFKVTAQDLKNPAKDKDGNIDYKKDFFGKETNLTVSGQLEGETYALGLGQIYTFGPTFRAENSNTSRHLAEFWMIEPEVAFNDLDMNMDLAEDFIKYVIEYVLENCQDDLEFLESRLIQEDKAKPEADRAPMALRDKLKFVTENNFKRVSYTEAIDILKNSKPNKKKQFKYPIEEWGADLQSEHERFLVEKHFKCPVILFDYPANIKAFYMRLNEDGKTVRAMDILFPGIGEIVGGSQREERLEVLQEKMAALDISEEELWWYLDTRRFGTCVHSGFGLGFERLVLFASGMTNIRDVIPYPRFPQNAEF, from the coding sequence ATGAAAAAAACCATTGTACATATTTTAAAAGAAGAGCCAAAGGGGCTCGAGATTATTGTAAGAGGATGGGTGCGTAGCTTTAGAGCCAATCGTTTTATTGCTTTAAATGATGGTTCTACCATAAATAATTTACAATGTGTTGTTGACTTTGAAAACACAGATCCTGCGTTACTAAAGCGTATTACAGTAGGTGCTGCGATAATGGTTACTGGTAATTTAATTGAAAGCCAGGGTGGTGGCCAGACTGTAGAAGTAGATGTAAAAGAAGTTAAAATTCTGGGCGATGCAGACCCGGAAGAAGTTAAACTTACTATTTTACAACCTAAGCGTCATACCTTAGAAAAACTGAGAGAGCAGGCCCATCTGCGCGTGCGAACAAATACTTTTGGAGCTGTAATGCGCTTGCGTTCAAAATTGAGTTTTGCCGTTCACGAGTACTTTCAGAAAGAAGGTTTTTACTATGTAAATACTCCTATTATTACGGGAAGTGATGCAGAAGGAGCAGGTGAGATGTTTAAGGTAACCGCTCAGGATTTAAAGAATCCTGCAAAAGATAAAGATGGTAATATAGATTACAAAAAAGATTTCTTCGGAAAAGAAACAAATTTGACCGTTTCTGGCCAGTTAGAAGGAGAGACATATGCTTTAGGTCTGGGGCAGATTTATACTTTTGGCCCTACGTTTAGAGCAGAAAACTCAAATACCAGTCGTCATCTTGCAGAATTCTGGATGATAGAACCTGAGGTAGCTTTTAATGATCTGGATATGAATATGGATCTGGCTGAAGATTTTATCAAGTACGTTATTGAATACGTATTAGAGAATTGCCAGGATGATCTCGAGTTTTTAGAAAGCAGACTTATACAGGAAGATAAAGCTAAGCCTGAAGCAGATCGTGCACCTATGGCATTAAGAGACAAACTAAAGTTTGTTACAGAAAATAACTTTAAGCGTGTTAGTTATACTGAGGCGATAGATATCTTAAAGAATTCTAAGCCTAATAAAAAGAAGCAGTTTAAATACCCTATAGAAGAATGGGGAGCAGATTTACAAAGTGAGCACGAGCGTTTTCTGGTAGAAAAGCATTTTAAATGTCCCGTAATCTTGTTTGATTATCCTGCAAATATAAAAGCGTTTTATATGCGTTTAAATGAAGACGGAAAAACGGTACGTGCTATGGATATACTTTTCCCGGGTATAGGGGAGATTGTAGGAGGTTCGCAGCGAGAAGAGCGTCTTGAGGTTTTACAAGAAAAAATGGCAGCTTTAGATATCTCTGAAGAAGAACTGTGGTGGTATTTAGATACCCGTAGATTTGGGACTTGTGTACATAGTGGCTTTGGTCTTGGTTTTGAGCGTTTAGTTCTTTTTGCATCCGGTATGACAAATATTAGAGATGTGATACCTTACCCACGTTTTCCGCAAAATGCTGAATTTTAA
- a CDS encoding sensor histidine kinase yields the protein MDQATLQLVILVVLLILFLLAVIVFVLFSVFMKRKNSLLREQIEAEKRFEKAIAETQIEIREETLRNISWELHDNIGQLLTLAKIKAQNIEGGEEMLEVAETIGTGLNELRALSKSINPEAINGQSLIKSLEMEVARFNRLKFLSASYELLGDSVVIDAQAEIVLFRIVQEFITNTMKHSKAANLKVLVHFKADSLEIIAHDDGVGFDSDKLADKGIGLSNIDKRADLIGAQVKISSIPGAGTQLKLIYPLD from the coding sequence ATGGATCAAGCTACATTACAGCTCGTCATTCTTGTCGTTTTGTTAATTCTTTTTCTGCTTGCGGTAATTGTATTTGTGCTGTTTTCTGTATTTATGAAGCGTAAAAACAGTTTGCTTCGGGAGCAGATAGAGGCTGAAAAACGTTTTGAAAAGGCAATAGCAGAAACTCAGATTGAAATTAGAGAAGAAACACTGCGCAATATAAGCTGGGAGTTACACGATAATATTGGTCAATTGCTCACCTTAGCTAAAATAAAGGCACAAAACATAGAAGGTGGGGAAGAAATGCTTGAGGTTGCTGAAACGATAGGTACGGGCTTAAATGAACTTAGAGCGTTGTCAAAATCGATTAATCCTGAAGCTATAAATGGACAGTCACTTATAAAATCTTTAGAGATGGAAGTTGCCCGTTTTAACCGTCTTAAATTTTTATCTGCGTCTTATGAATTGCTCGGAGATTCTGTTGTTATTGATGCCCAGGCAGAAATTGTTCTTTTTAGAATCGTGCAGGAGTTTATAACGAATACGATGAAACATTCTAAGGCTGCAAATTTAAAAGTGCTGGTACATTTTAAAGCAGATTCTTTAGAGATTATTGCGCACGACGATGGTGTGGGATTTGATTCTGATAAACTCGCAGACAAAGGTATAGGGCTTAGTAATATTGATAAACGCGCAGATCTTATTGGAGCTCAGGTTAAAATAAGTTCAATACCCGGAGCCGGAACACAATTAAAATTAATTTATCCTTTAGATTAA
- a CDS encoding response regulator transcription factor, whose product MYKVALVDDHTLLSEAIAGLVRQFKNFDVVNISVNGRELINYLESPGALQPDIVLMDVKMPVMGGIEATKYLTKHYPDIKVLALSIEEEENVVMQMIRSGAKGYLLKDTRKSILEQALNELINFGFYYTNTVERLVHKSEHSLEEEIVLKEREIEFIKHACTEMTYKEIAEKMFLSPKTIEGYRESVFHKLGLKNRTGLVIYAIKNNIFTP is encoded by the coding sequence ATGTATAAAGTTGCATTAGTAGACGATCACACCCTTTTATCTGAAGCCATTGCGGGTTTAGTTCGTCAATTTAAAAATTTTGATGTTGTCAACATTTCTGTTAACGGAAGAGAGCTCATAAATTATTTAGAATCGCCTGGCGCATTACAACCAGATATTGTTTTAATGGATGTAAAAATGCCTGTTATGGGTGGTATTGAAGCGACCAAGTACCTCACTAAGCATTATCCCGATATTAAAGTACTTGCCCTTTCTATTGAAGAAGAGGAGAATGTAGTTATGCAAATGATACGCTCAGGTGCCAAAGGTTATTTACTTAAAGACACTCGTAAAAGCATATTAGAACAGGCTTTAAATGAGTTGATAAATTTCGGGTTTTATTATACCAATACTGTTGAGCGACTCGTGCATAAATCTGAACATTCATTAGAAGAAGAAATTGTTTTAAAAGAACGCGAAATAGAATTTATAAAGCACGCGTGTACTGAGATGACTTATAAGGAGATTGCAGAAAAGATGTTTTTAAGTCCTAAGACAATAGAGGGTTATAGAGAATCTGTCTTTCATAAATTAGGTCTAAAAAACCGCACAGGTCTGGTTATATACGCAATTAAAAATAATATCTTCACTCCGTAA
- the rpoN gene encoding RNA polymerase factor sigma-54, whose amino-acid sequence MLKQQLNFKLSQKLSPQQIQLMKLIQLPTQAFEQRVKQELEENPALDSGKEEAKDEYEEFDNSADDDYESEKIETDINVDDYLSDDEVPSYRLNTNNYSSDDEERQVPYASGTSFTQHLMGQLHTYRLDEQQMEIAEFLIGSIDDSGYLRRDLIDLLDDLAFTQNIYTDEVTLEKILKIVQNLDPSGVGARSLEECLLIQLKRKEETEAVSLAISILSTAFDHFSKKHYQKLLSKFDISEDQLRAAIDEIEHLNPKPGGSYAGNTKVVEHVIPDFEIRIRDGELELSLNGRNAPEMHVSREYTNMLKGYKEASAKSKTQKDAVMFIKQKLDAAKWFIEAIKQRQQTLFVTMNSIMNYQKEFFLTGDERNLRPMILKDIADEIGMDVSTVSRVANSKYVDTPYGTKLIKEFFSESMTNDQGEEVSTREIKKILEITIQEEDKRRPLTDDKLAKILKDKGYPIARRTVAKYREQLDVPVARLRKEI is encoded by the coding sequence ATGCTTAAACAACAACTTAATTTTAAACTTTCACAGAAGCTTTCGCCTCAGCAAATACAGCTGATGAAGCTTATTCAGTTGCCTACCCAGGCATTTGAACAACGGGTAAAGCAAGAGCTAGAAGAAAACCCAGCGCTCGATAGTGGGAAGGAAGAAGCTAAAGATGAGTATGAGGAATTTGACAACAGTGCAGATGACGATTATGAATCTGAAAAGATAGAGACAGATATCAATGTTGATGATTATTTGTCTGATGATGAAGTTCCCAGTTATCGGTTAAATACAAATAACTATAGTAGTGATGACGAAGAGCGACAGGTGCCTTATGCATCGGGAACTTCATTCACACAACATCTTATGGGGCAGTTGCATACCTATAGATTAGATGAGCAACAAATGGAAATTGCTGAATTTCTTATTGGTAGCATTGATGATAGTGGTTATTTACGTCGTGATCTAATTGATCTTTTAGACGATTTAGCGTTTACACAAAATATTTATACAGACGAGGTTACCTTAGAAAAAATATTAAAAATAGTTCAGAATTTAGATCCTTCAGGTGTAGGTGCGCGTAGTTTAGAAGAATGTTTGTTAATTCAATTAAAGCGTAAAGAAGAAACTGAGGCTGTCTCACTTGCCATATCCATTTTATCTACGGCCTTTGATCATTTCAGTAAAAAGCATTACCAGAAATTACTTTCTAAATTTGATATTTCTGAAGATCAACTTAGGGCCGCTATTGATGAGATAGAGCATTTAAACCCAAAACCAGGAGGTTCTTACGCTGGAAATACTAAAGTTGTCGAGCACGTTATCCCAGATTTTGAAATACGTATACGAGATGGTGAACTAGAACTTAGTTTAAACGGTCGTAATGCTCCTGAAATGCATGTTTCAAGGGAGTATACAAATATGCTTAAAGGTTATAAAGAAGCATCAGCAAAGAGTAAAACTCAAAAAGATGCGGTAATGTTTATAAAGCAAAAATTAGATGCTGCAAAATGGTTTATTGAAGCTATAAAGCAACGTCAACAAACGCTTTTCGTTACTATGAATTCTATTATGAATTACCAGAAAGAATTTTTCCTAACTGGTGATGAGCGTAATCTACGTCCTATGATTTTAAAAGATATTGCAGATGAAATTGGGATGGATGTTTCTACGGTTTCTCGCGTAGCAAATAGTAAGTATGTAGATACACCCTACGGTACAAAATTGATCAAGGAGTTCTTTAGTGAAAGTATGACTAATGATCAGGGGGAAGAGGTTTCTACTCGCGAAATAAAGAAAATCTTAGAGATTACAATTCAGGAAGAAGATAAGCGCCGTCCTCTAACCGACGATAAATTAGCTAAGATTTTAAAAGATAAGGGCTATCCTATTGCAAGGCGAACGGTCGCAAAGTATCGTGAACAATTAGATGTGCCAGTAGCCCGATTACGTAAGGAAATCTAA
- a CDS encoding membrane protein has translation MKFILRSFSYIMHPLFMPLLGVCIYFTITPKFVPESFMYAKIFAISILTLVVPILFYFLLESINLVSSKELSDVKERRVPLICQMGVTFLIISVIINGYEFPELYMFFIGILIASAVCLLLSFFKYKASLHMVGVSGVLGFIIALSMVYTTNYLQIISLLVIAIGLTAASRLQMKAHNMHELVVGLIAGGLPQLVVFYFYNI, from the coding sequence ATGAAATTTATACTTCGCAGTTTTTCTTATATTATGCATCCGCTATTTATGCCACTTCTAGGGGTGTGTATTTATTTTACGATTACGCCTAAGTTTGTTCCAGAATCTTTTATGTATGCTAAGATATTTGCGATTAGTATATTAACACTTGTAGTACCTATTTTATTTTACTTTCTTCTAGAAAGTATAAATCTTGTTTCTTCCAAAGAATTGAGCGATGTTAAGGAACGACGCGTACCGCTTATATGCCAGATGGGTGTAACGTTTCTTATTATTAGCGTTATAATAAATGGGTATGAATTCCCAGAATTATATATGTTTTTTATAGGGATTTTAATAGCTTCAGCTGTTTGTTTGCTTTTGAGTTTTTTTAAATATAAAGCAAGCCTGCATATGGTAGGTGTTAGTGGCGTGCTGGGATTTATTATAGCTTTGAGTATGGTTTATACTACAAACTACCTTCAGATTATTTCCCTATTAGTAATTGCAATAGGTTTAACTGCGGCATCAAGGTTACAGATGAAAGCCCACAATATGCACGAATTAGTAGTAGGTTTAATCGCCGGAGGTCTTCCTCAGCTTGTAGTGTTTTATTTTTATAATATATAA
- a CDS encoding porin family protein, translating to MLQSSKSTLVILFVLFSIVTKSNAQDSLIETIDSLQLDQKYREDQFYIGVTFNLLTNKPQELSQNGFSGGLHIGYIRDMPINEQRNIAIGIGAGFSMNTYNQNLFVGEDQSNTTIFNVIDSGYDYDKNWLSTYLIEAPIQLRWRTSTAADYKFWRVYTGLQLGYVYAYKFNFEETGNQVVQTDVPEFDRYRLGLTFTFGYDTFNFHFYYNLNPFFKDGTLINGQPLELNSFKLGLMFYIL from the coding sequence ATGCTTCAATCTTCTAAATCTACCCTTGTTATTTTATTCGTACTATTTTCAATAGTTACAAAAAGCAACGCGCAGGACAGCCTAATTGAGACCATAGATAGTTTACAACTTGATCAAAAATATAGGGAGGATCAATTTTATATTGGAGTTACTTTTAACCTACTAACCAATAAACCACAAGAACTATCTCAAAATGGATTTAGTGGTGGACTACATATCGGTTATATACGAGATATGCCAATTAATGAACAGCGCAATATTGCGATAGGTATAGGAGCTGGATTTTCGATGAACACCTACAATCAAAATTTATTTGTTGGAGAGGATCAATCTAATACTACAATTTTCAATGTAATAGATTCAGGCTATGACTATGATAAAAACTGGCTTAGCACTTATCTCATAGAAGCTCCAATTCAGCTACGATGGCGTACTTCTACTGCAGCAGATTATAAATTTTGGAGAGTATACACTGGATTGCAACTTGGCTACGTTTATGCGTACAAATTTAACTTTGAAGAAACCGGAAATCAAGTTGTACAAACTGATGTTCCTGAATTTGACAGATACAGATTAGGACTTACATTCACATTTGGTTATGACACATTTAATTTCCACTTTTATTATAACTTAAATCCGTTCTTTAAAGATGGAACTCTTATAAATGGACAACCTTTAGAGCTAAATAGCTTTAAATTAGGTCTGATGTTTTATATATTATAA
- a CDS encoding ExbD/TolR family protein — protein MSKFNKKKGGELPAISTASLPDIVFMLLFFFMVATVMRENTLMVKNNLPTANQIEKLDKKDLVMYIFAGEPVDRYQAKFGTSAKIQLNDKFAEVKEIQDFIYQERASKREELVDYLTTALKVDGDSKMGLISDIKQELRTANALKINYVTKSGDAVKNN, from the coding sequence ATGTCTAAGTTTAATAAGAAAAAGGGAGGTGAACTACCAGCTATTTCTACGGCTTCATTGCCAGATATAGTTTTCATGTTGTTATTCTTCTTTATGGTTGCTACTGTAATGCGTGAAAATACCTTAATGGTTAAAAACAATTTACCAACGGCAAACCAAATTGAGAAACTTGACAAAAAAGATCTTGTTATGTACATATTTGCTGGAGAACCAGTGGATAGGTATCAAGCAAAATTTGGAACATCTGCAAAAATTCAGTTAAATGATAAATTTGCAGAAGTTAAAGAAATCCAAGATTTTATTTATCAAGAAAGAGCAAGTAAACGTGAAGAACTGGTAGACTATTTAACTACTGCTCTTAAAGTTGATGGCGATAGTAAAATGGGTCTTATTTCTGATATTAAACAAGAACTTAGGACTGCTAATGCTCTTAAAATTAATTATGTTACTAAGTCTGGTGACGCTGTTAAAAATAATTAA
- a CDS encoding ExbD/TolR family protein — protein MAKRSAPEVNAGSMADIAFLLLIFFLVTTTIETDSGISRKLPPKLEDNQPPPPIIKERNLFTVVVNSNNELLVEDALMDLKDLRAAAVEFLDNGAEDCNYCQGAKAENSSTNPTKAIISLVNNRGTSYKRYIAVQNELVAAYNQLRDREAMSRYGESFVSLESRYNDARTTQANKDKLKPKIELIRELYPEKLSEAEPK, from the coding sequence ATGGCAAAGAGATCAGCTCCAGAAGTGAATGCAGGTTCGATGGCAGATATTGCCTTCTTACTTCTTATTTTCTTTCTGGTTACAACTACAATTGAAACAGATAGCGGTATAAGCCGTAAATTGCCTCCCAAGTTAGAGGATAATCAACCACCTCCGCCTATTATTAAAGAGCGTAACTTATTTACTGTTGTAGTAAATAGTAATAACGAACTTTTGGTAGAAGATGCGTTGATGGATCTTAAAGATTTGAGAGCGGCAGCAGTTGAATTTTTAGATAATGGAGCTGAAGATTGTAATTACTGCCAGGGTGCAAAAGCGGAAAATAGCTCTACTAATCCAACTAAAGCGATTATTTCTTTAGTAAATAATAGAGGTACATCTTACAAAAGGTATATAGCTGTTCAAAATGAACTTGTAGCTGCTTATAATCAGCTAAGAGATCGTGAAGCAATGAGTAGATACGGTGAATCTTTTGTTTCGTTAGAATCACGTTATAATGACGCGAGAACTACTCAAGCAAATAAAGATAAGCTTAAGCCGAAAATTGAACTCATTAGAGAATTATATCCTGAGAAGCTTTCTGAGGCAGAACCGAAATAA
- a CDS encoding MotA/TolQ/ExbB proton channel family protein yields MKRVFSILVITAVIALGNLTVQANTASLMSVNATVLTAVQDEAPEEAAAADTDEESLSFTQELKKRFIEGGPGFMGIVLLCLILGLAIAIERIIYLNLASTNTAKLAQDVEDALNSGGIEAAKDVCRNTRGPVASIYYQGLDRVDEGVDAAEKAVVAYGGVQMGLLEKNVSWVSLFIALAPMLGFMGTVIGMIQAFDKIEAAGDMQPSLVAGGIKVALLTTVFGLIVAIILQIFYNYIIAKIDSIVNDMEDASITLIDMLVRYKK; encoded by the coding sequence ATGAAAAGAGTATTTTCTATTCTAGTAATCACAGCTGTAATCGCTTTAGGCAATCTTACAGTTCAAGCAAATACTGCCTCTTTAATGTCTGTTAACGCAACAGTATTAACTGCAGTTCAAGATGAAGCTCCAGAAGAAGCTGCAGCCGCAGACACTGATGAAGAGTCTTTATCATTTACTCAAGAGTTAAAGAAACGTTTTATAGAAGGGGGACCTGGATTTATGGGTATCGTACTTTTATGTCTTATTTTAGGTCTTGCTATTGCAATTGAACGTATTATTTACTTAAACCTTGCAAGCACAAATACAGCTAAATTAGCTCAAGATGTAGAAGATGCATTGAATAGCGGTGGTATTGAAGCTGCAAAAGACGTTTGTAGAAATACAAGAGGTCCTGTTGCATCTATATATTACCAAGGTCTTGATCGTGTAGACGAGGGCGTTGACGCTGCAGAAAAAGCTGTTGTAGCTTACGGTGGTGTACAGATGGGGCTTCTAGAAAAGAACGTATCTTGGGTTTCTTTATTTATTGCACTTGCACCGATGCTTGGTTTCATGGGTACAGTAATAGGTATGATACAGGCATTTGATAAGATTGAGGCTGCAGGAGATATGCAACCATCACTTGTTGCTGGTGGTATTAAAGTAGCACTTTTAACAACTGTATTTGGTCTTATCGTTGCGATTATACTTCAAATCTTTTATAACTATATCATTGCTAAAATTGATAGCATCGTAAATGATATGGAAGATGCTTCAATCACTTTGATTGATATGCTTGTACGTTACAAGAAGTAA